Proteins encoded within one genomic window of Platichthys flesus chromosome 13, fPlaFle2.1, whole genome shotgun sequence:
- the itprid2 gene encoding protein ITPRID2 isoform X1, translated as MESGALEMDTSTAPDPRVPSDCSLACLRRRAWAQTRDSIWLDSQQEHCGPQGPQESQRDRDEQRPSEEPGRVPNNITSWLSECRTPLGASLDDQTAPPNRGVLRNGCSFEDDLSLGAEANHLQSSNNNKTDSCFGLAAEQKRSQYKEKGRSMNSTGSGKSSTVSSVSELLDLYEEDPEEVLLNLGFGREEPDLSSKVPSRFFNSSSSARGIDIKVYLGAQMQRMELENPNYALTSRFRQIEVLTTVANEFFQLYSQVSGQPVQRINSRDQGGGAAAGAAGAGVEGEGGGGAGGRIDKVPPPLKRSNSALNVAKLLKKTISKHNLLAAASESPEAQTPNQHTRLNGHAPSDNTHTNGHGAAAPEQDFIRTSPDQQVETVSQKQQESPQKQPSSRKKDSCPLATVTEETNGDAETDSFTDNRSEESGSGSPANGDHQLEPAVVQSANQGTGEGPQEVKEEKSLTSTPVKTPHSLVPPHLVLLRTENADSFDMEEIQSNEDEGLPFRTSRARDLLRTVSQQSDSSGFAEEPSAESNSYLKVQESSDSCDSEMTVTSHPSQDVATPLALDQPAFDLPDAREEESTPGGSGEADGRNSSREEDENDGIQEEVPQYTAHYFPRNTVGTQPVETQGEEEEEEEEEEEEEEEEEEEKEKEKEKEKEVASAERGHRTDLESEPELEPELPHSLSAAEEPQLVQNQPETATEPPTERVEAENEAQEENSSLDLSDVYFPPAPSSAVVNALLRAKHNHLRGAGPHVELMPGEPPLTPPRGRARRGFPMQRSSSLPSSLLSPSRVVSSVRIQFGRGQSSCTQPRYSFKYTPEEGEDKEWDEDEVEGQTNCLSTLIINPASNQPPRLPTDASIPPKPIPRYMMKSSCSLKSSSPPPDWSPGGQTHSWSSQSIPDLSSNQHLSGHFHQNQQSWNPGQMMSNYPNPTSQYINPCPNPSPSLIHSQVPFTMNPPPQYPAPLHPYASLPNLLYHNNQSLNPHSSMTSLHQPATPTVPPFGSISNLHQPSTSIDPHYASLGNLYPGTPFMHHQGCNHPYGHQSPYHAAPHGSPFSSTYPGYHGYSTNPHMEFSHQVPRCPPEHSLNLGFAPTVPGFLPGMASTFNQGHSLYTGLHQPGSGYSQGPSSTEMQLRRVLHDIRGTVQSLTQNRAHTPDAFSDHTTSLRSQQSLTEFQQKRRSLNLFRSQMMDLEQSIMRQQAPVFKHLSPSDRLEVEQLQSLRSAVREELQELEQQLEDRLTQQRGLHRDNSFDSLSTASVLRAMDPVSDLLREQLYLQSELSYDGHTPTTNPSSRSSSPGRGGRDQEQSQGVYRASINITPVLPPRPNTREAEEEEGKIAGGGEGVGEAPEDGSAGAVRVENLQQLIREIRESVAQEVRREIYSELLSAVSPRQSPLPSRQHHL; from the exons tTTTGGTCTTGCTGCTGAACAGAAGAGGAGTCAGTATAAAGAGAAGGGAAGAAGTATGAACTCTACAGGATCTGGGAAGAGCAGCACCGTGTCCAG TGTGTCAGAGCTTTTAGACCTGTACGAGGAGGATCCTGAAGAAGTCTTGTTGAATCTTGGTTTTGGTCGTGAAGAACCCGACCTTTCCTCGAAGGTTCCCTCCAGGTTTTTCAACAGCTCCTCGTCAGCACGAGGCATTGACATCAAG GTCTACTTGGGAGCCCAGATGCAGCGCATGGAGCTGGAGAACCCCAACTACGCTTTGACTA GTCGATTCCGTCAGATCGAGGTCTTAACCACAGTAGCTAACGAGTTCTTCCAGCTCTACAGTCAGGTCTCTGGTCAACCTGTCCAACGCATCAACTCCAGGGACCAAG gaggaggagcagcagcaggcgcagcaggagcaggagtagaaggagaaggaggaggaggagcaggaggaagaattGATAAGGtgcctcctcctctgaagaGGAGCAACTCGGCCCTGAATGTCGCCAAACTCCTCAAGAAGACCATCAGCAAACACAACCTGCTCGCGGCCGCCTCAGAGTCGCCTGAAGCACAAACACCTAACCAACACACACGGCTGAACGGACACGCCCCCTCCGATAACACGCACACCAACGGTCACGGAGCCGCTGCTCCAGAGCAGGACTTTATCAGGACCAGTCCTGACCAGCAGGTGGAGACAGTCAGTCAGAAACAACAAGAAAGTCCACAGAAACAGCCGTCTTCCCGCAAGAAAGACAGCTGTCCCCTGGCTACGGTTACCGAGGAAACTAACGGGGATGCCGAGACAGATTCGTTCACGGACAACAG ATCTGAAGAGAGCGGCAGTGGATCACCAGCCAATGGAGACCATCAACTAGAGCCGGCTGTTGTTCAGTCAGCCAATCAAGGAACAGGGGAGGGCCCTCAGGAGgtcaaagaggagaaaagccTGACCTCCACCCCGGTGAAAACTCCTCACAGCCTGGTCCCCCCTCACCTGGTGCTGCTTCGCACTGAAAACGCAGACTCCTTCGATATGGAGGAG ATCCAGAGTAACGAAGATGAGGGTCTTCCATTCAGAACCTCCAGAGCCAGGG ATCTGTTGAGGACAGTCAGTCAGCAGTCGGACAGCAGCGGTTTTGCTGAGGAGCCCTCAGCCGAGTCCAACAGCTACCTCAAG gTGCAGGAAAGTAGTGACAGCTGTGACAGCGAGATGACGGTGACATCGCACCCGTCCCAAGATGTGGCGACGCCCCTCGCACTGGACCAACCTGCGTTCGATTTGCCAGAtgccagagaggaggagtcTACTCCTGGTGGTTCTGGGGAGGCTGATGGGCGGAATAGCTCCAGGGAAGAAGATGAGAATGATGGGATTCAAGAGGAGGTTCCTCAGTATACAGCTCACTATTTCCCTAGGAACACAGTGGGAACGCAGCCGGTTGAGACccaaggggaggaggaggaagaggaagaggaagaggaagaggaagaggaggaggaggaggaggagaaggagaaggagaaggagaaggagaaggaggtaGCCTCAGCAGAGAGAGGGCACAGAACTGATCTGGAGTCTGAACCAGAACTGGAACCAGAGCTTCCTCATAGCTTGTCTGCTGCAGAAGAGCCACAACTCGTGCAGAATCAGCCTGAGACAGCCACAGAGCCACCCACAGAGAGGGTAGAAGCTGAAAACGAAGCCCAGGAAGAGAACTCTTCCTTGGACCTTTCTGATGTATattttcctcctgctccatcctcTGCGGTTGTCAATGCTCTACTCCGAGCCAAACACAACCACCTGAGAGGAGCTGGGCCACACGTCGAACTCATGCCCGGTGAGCCGCCGCTAACTCCACCGAGAGGACGAGCAAGGCGTGGCTTCCCCATGCAGaggtcctcctctctgccctcctcgctcctctccccctccaggGTCGTGTCCTCTGTCAGGATCCAGTTTGGGCGAGGACAGTCGTCCTGCACCCAACCCAGGTACTCCTTCAAATACACcccagaggagggagaggacaaagAATGGGATGAGGATGAGGTGGAAGGACAAACTAACTGTTTATCTACTCTGATAATAAACCCTGCTTCGAACCAGCCACCAAGGCTTCCCACAGATGCTTCCATCCCACCGAAACCCATCCCACGCTACATGATGAAGTCGTCCTGCTCGCTGAAAAGCTCCAGCcctcctcctgattggtcaCCAGGAGGCCAAACCCACTCTTGGAGCTCCCAGAGCATCCCTGACCTCTCCTCTAACCAGCACCTTTCAGGTCACTTCCATCAAAACCAGCAAAGTTGGAATCCAGGGCAGATGATGTCCAATTATCCTAATCCCACATCTCAATACATAAACCCTTGTCCAAATCCTAGTCCAAGTCTCATTCATAGCCAAGTCCCCTTCACTATGAACCCTCCTCCACAGTACCCCGCTCCTCTCCATCCATATGCCAGTCTTCCCAACCTCCTCTACCACAACAATCAATCCTTGAACCCCCATTCTAGTATGACCAGTCTCCATCAGCCTGCAACTCCCACAGTCCCCCCTTTTGGCAGCATCTCCAATTTGCATCAGCCTTCTACTTCGATAGATCCTCATTACGCCAGTCTGGGTAACCTGTATCCCGGAACTCCCTTTATGCACCACCAGGGCTGCAACCATCCATACGGCCATCAGTCCCCTTATCATGCTGCTCCTCACGGCTCACCGTTTTCCTCAACTTACCCAGGTTACCATGGCTACAGCACAAACCCGCATATGGAATTCTCTCATCAGGTCCCTCGGTGTCCTCCAGAGCACAGCCTCAATCTGGGTTTTGCTCCTACTGTTCCAGGCTTCCTCCCCGGCATGGCCTCTACCTTCAACCAGGGTCACAGCCTCTACACAGGGCTCCATCAGCCCGGTTCTGGATACAGCCAGGGTCCATCCAGCACCGAGATGCAGCTGAGGAGAGTTCTGCATGATATCAGAGGGACAGTTCAGAGTCTGACCCAG AACCGAGCCCACACTCCAGACGCTTTCAGTGATCACACAACATCTCTACGCAGCCAGCAG tctttgACAGAGTTTCAGCAGAAGAGGCGGAGTCTGAACTTGTTCCGCAGTCAGATGATGGATCTGGAGCAGTCAATCATGCGACAGCAAGCTCCGGTCTTCAAACACCTGAGCCCTTCTGACAG gttGGAGGTAGAGCAGCTTCAGTCTCTAAGATCAGCAGTCAGAGAGGAACTGCAGGAGTTGGAACAACAGCTGGAAGACAGACTGACACAACAAAGg GGTCTCCATAGAGACAACAGCTTTGACAGTCTGTCCACCGCCTCCGTGCTTAGAGCCATGGATCCG GTGTCAGATCTCCTCAGAGAGCAGCTTTACCTCCAATCAGAGCTCAGCTATGACGGCCACACCCCTACCACCAATCCCTCCTCCCGATCGTCCAGTCCAGGCCGAGGAGGAAGAGACCAGGAACAGAGCCAAGGTGTTTACCGGGCATCCATCAACATAACCCCTGTCCTTCCTCCTCGACCCAACACACGAgaagcggaggaagaggagggaaagattgcaggaggaggagagggagttggAGAAGCACCAGAGGATGGCTCAGCAGGAGCAGTCAGAGTGGagaacctgcagcagctcatcaGAGAG ATTCGAGAGAGTGTGGCGCAGGAGGTCCGACGGGAGATCTACAGCGAGTTGCTGTCTGCCGTGTCGCCACGGCAATCGCCCCTGCCGTCCAGACAACACCACCTGTAG